AATGTAgagaatagaataaaatatggTAGAGAAATTAAGAAATCTGGAGagtaagaaagagaaaaaattgaaaattcatcATGGGCGAGAGGATTAGCTGTCAACACGTGAGAGAAGCTGCACAAGAGAGGATCTGGAAATCCTGAgtgagaaaacgaaaaagatcCTTCAGGAGAGAGGATCGAGCGACGATGAGTAAGTTTAGCGAAAGGACAGTCAGTTTTTGGACGGACGTGTAAGTGGACGGATcgtgtcaaaaataataaaaaaaagaaagattctaaaatttgaatttgtctTGCTGAAAATGGTCAGGACAGTGAAAGAAATGGGTGGAAGTCACGACATGGACGACGAAGTGTTAAAGGCTAAGAAGGCCCAACTGGAGCAAATGCGAAAGCAACGAATCGCACGAGAACGGGAAGAGAAGGAAAGGACGGAAAAGATGCTGGCGAAATTACGCGGCGATCCGGAACCAGCACCAAAGCGCAAAGAAACGCCCCAACCCGCAGTACCTCGTCAGAAATACAATTCACAATTCAATCCAGAACTTGCTAAACAAAATTACGAATAAATCTggacaccaaacaaaaccgtaTTACTACTCGAATTACGATTTATTCGTTGTTTCCAGCCCATTTACAGATACTTTCCAAACCACTTGTGATCCACGGGAGACAACCATCGATGACAGCCCCCGAGATTGTTCTGGATGATGTACTTAAAATCCCACGGGTTCAGATTTTCTCGCACCAATcgttcttcttctgctttcaTGTCTTGCAACATTTCGTGTGAAACTACCATCGCCTTGAACGGCAGCTTAGGGCAAACGATATCAAGAATTTGCTTTGCTTCTACGAACTCCATCTTTCCCGCCAATTCCACTATCACTCGACCACTCTTCACTGGTGTAACGTAGTGATCGATGGCACCTTTACCACCGCCCATACGCTGTCCCTGGCCTTGCTTGGTTACCGGTTGCCACGGTGCCTCGACACGCCAGATCGCAAACATGCGGCTCGTATCCATCTTGCGACCGATCGTAAGTCGCAACATTTCAAAGTGGCCCCACCGTAACCGACCACCGCCGGTAGCAACTATGCCATACTGCTTGTGTACGAGTGAATTGTGTACCAACTCAGGACCGCGCATCCATTTCAGCTTCTTCTGCATCTTGGGCGCACGAAGATTGCTGGGCAGCTGAGGAACTTTTTCCATAAAGCGAAGCTTAGGCTTCTCGGGGATCGTAATATCTGTGGCAAAAGAAT
The DNA window shown above is from Anopheles funestus chromosome 3RL, idAnoFuneDA-416_04, whole genome shotgun sequence and carries:
- the LOC125771014 gene encoding 39S ribosomal protein L16, mitochondrial-like isoform X1, whose product is MLASCEKLRPLLSGLLLHGQFGQQIAGMKFFAPPIKYDNITIPEKPKLRFMEKVPQLPSNLRAPKMQKKLKWMRGPELVHNSLVHKQYGIVATGGGRLRWGHFEMLRLTIGRKMDTSRMFAIWRVEAPWQPVTKQGQGQRMGGGKGAIDHYVTPVKSGRVIVELAGKMEFVEAKQILDIVCPKLPFKAMVVSHEMLQDMKAEEERLVRENLNPWDFKYIIQNNLGGCHRWLSPVDHKWFGKYL